In a genomic window of Spiroplasma melliferum:
- a CDS encoding putative HAD superfamily hydrolase, translated as MKLQHLNKKRLILIDLDGTTLMNDGKTIHPKTQDVIKETVKAGHKVCITTGRPHRASIRFYRELGLDTLLTNFDGGHIHDPLKREFKRLVFSISYDVIMSIINHPDVKNIVANVLIEHYDKAICWKKDEAIENYFHLDDVADDEYFIANPYTAWKGPASNMALYLNNANEKDQILRIFENFKNSVQVNIGHYSSGQTQTMINITNKLVSKGFAANILAQYYNVDIRDVIAFGDEMNDLELLQNVGYGIAMKNGNDNLKTNARGITHLTNDEGGVGDYLQKLLNGENV; from the coding sequence ATGAAATTACAACACCTAAATAAAAAACGTTTAATTCTAATTGATTTAGATGGTACAACATTAATGAATGATGGCAAAACAATCCATCCAAAAACACAAGATGTTATCAAAGAAACTGTTAAAGCTGGGCATAAAGTATGTATTACAACTGGTCGTCCTCATCGAGCAAGTATTCGCTTTTATCGTGAATTAGGGCTAGACACCTTGTTAACAAACTTTGATGGTGGCCATATTCATGACCCATTGAAACGAGAGTTTAAGCGTTTAGTTTTTTCAATTTCTTATGATGTTATTATGAGTATTATCAACCATCCTGATGTTAAAAATATTGTTGCAAATGTCTTAATTGAACATTATGATAAAGCAATTTGCTGAAAAAAAGATGAAGCAATTGAAAATTACTTTCATCTTGATGATGTTGCTGATGATGAATATTTTATTGCCAATCCTTACACTGCTTGAAAAGGTCCAGCTAGTAATATGGCCTTATATTTAAACAATGCTAATGAAAAAGACCAAATTTTACGAATTTTTGAAAACTTTAAAAACTCTGTCCAAGTTAACATCGGTCATTATAGCAGCGGTCAAACTCAAACAATGATTAATATCACAAATAAACTTGTTTCAAAAGGATTTGCAGCTAATATCTTAGCACAATATTATAATGTTGATATTCGTGATGTTATCGCCTTTGGTGATGAAATGAACGATTTAGAACTATTACAAAATGTTGGTTATGGAATCGCAATGAAAAATGGCAATGATAATTTAAAAACTAACGCTCGGGGAATTACGCACTTGACTAATGATGAAGGCGGCGTTGGGGATTATTTACAAAAATTATTAAATGGAGAAAATGTTTAA
- a CDS encoding ATP-dependent protease ATP-binding subunit ClpB produces the protein MDLTQQYEPGKDPKVLEKFAKNLNKEALAGKLDPIIGREDEINRVIRILSRRTKNNPVLIGEPGVGKTAIVEGLAQRIVKGDIPSNLKNKTIYELDMGALIAGAKFQGEFEERLKAVLNKVKESNGDIILFIDELHLIVGAGKTQGSMDASNLLKPMLARGELHCIGATTLDEHRLYIEKDAALERRFQKVVVSESTIDESISILRGLKERFETFHGVKIHDNALVASVNLSSRYITDRFLPDKAIDLIDEASATIKTEIASVPTELDNLNRRIVQLEIEKAALQKETDKASNERLVDIENELKPLKTKQQKLDIQWNSEKESITKLKNLKSQVEQLKKELDQAQLSGDFNRAGEIQYALLPKLEKQLNEQEKQASGSHLLKEDVTERDIAAIVGKWTGIPVDRLVETEKAKLLNLSKILRRRVRGQNEAIQVVADAIIRSRSGIKDPNKPIGSFLFLGPTGVGKTEVARSLAYVLFNSEKQMVRLDMSEYMEKHSVSKLIGAPPGYVGHEQGGQLTEAVRRSPYSIVLFDEIEKAHPDILNILLQILEDGRLTDSLGKTVDFKNTIIIMTSNIGSEYLLNENNEGVGLLIQKELARKFKPEFLNRIDNVVTFNALSKDVIKEIIEKELSELTQRIENSKNIRISYSEKVLEKILNEGYDREFGARPIKRYIQQNLESLIAHAIISEEVQEGKSYTIDVVKNEMVIKNSTKLN, from the coding sequence ATGGATTTAACACAACAATATGAACCAGGTAAAGATCCAAAAGTTCTTGAAAAATTTGCCAAAAATCTTAATAAAGAAGCTCTTGCTGGAAAATTAGATCCAATTATTGGACGTGAAGATGAAATTAATCGAGTAATTCGAATTTTGTCACGAAGAACAAAAAATAATCCTGTTTTAATTGGTGAACCCGGGGTTGGGAAAACAGCGATTGTTGAAGGGCTAGCACAGCGAATTGTTAAAGGTGATATTCCTAGTAATTTGAAAAATAAAACAATTTATGAATTAGATATGGGAGCCTTAATTGCTGGTGCTAAATTTCAAGGTGAATTTGAAGAACGTTTAAAAGCTGTCTTAAATAAGGTTAAAGAATCAAATGGTGATATTATTTTATTTATTGATGAATTACATTTAATTGTGGGAGCTGGGAAGACACAAGGCAGTATGGATGCTAGTAACTTGTTAAAACCAATGTTAGCACGTGGTGAGTTGCATTGTATCGGTGCAACAACTTTAGATGAACATCGTTTATATATTGAAAAAGATGCTGCCTTAGAGCGTCGCTTCCAAAAAGTCGTTGTTAGTGAATCAACCATTGATGAAAGTATTTCAATTTTACGTGGTTTAAAAGAACGATTTGAAACCTTTCATGGTGTTAAAATTCATGATAATGCTTTAGTTGCATCAGTTAATTTATCATCACGATATATTACTGATCGATTTTTACCAGATAAAGCAATTGACTTAATTGACGAAGCTTCAGCAACAATTAAGACAGAAATTGCGTCAGTTCCAACAGAATTAGATAATTTAAATCGTCGGATTGTTCAGTTAGAAATTGAAAAAGCAGCTTTACAAAAAGAAACTGATAAGGCATCTAATGAACGGTTAGTTGATATTGAAAATGAATTAAAACCATTAAAAACAAAACAACAAAAATTAGATATTCAATGAAATTCGGAAAAAGAAAGTATTACTAAATTAAAAAACCTAAAGTCACAAGTTGAACAGTTAAAAAAAGAATTAGATCAAGCTCAATTAAGTGGTGATTTTAATCGTGCTGGTGAAATTCAATATGCTTTATTACCAAAACTAGAAAAACAATTAAATGAACAAGAAAAACAAGCTTCAGGTTCACACCTTTTGAAAGAAGATGTAACTGAACGTGACATTGCAGCAATTGTTGGAAAATGAACTGGTATTCCAGTTGATCGTTTAGTAGAAACAGAAAAAGCAAAATTATTGAATTTAAGTAAGATTTTACGTCGCCGTGTTCGAGGGCAAAATGAGGCAATTCAAGTAGTTGCCGATGCAATTATTCGTAGTCGAAGTGGAATTAAAGATCCAAATAAACCAATTGGTAGTTTCTTATTTTTAGGGCCAACTGGAGTTGGAAAAACAGAAGTTGCCCGTAGTTTAGCATATGTTCTTTTCAATTCAGAAAAACAAATGGTACGATTAGATATGTCTGAATATATGGAAAAACATTCAGTAAGTAAATTAATTGGGGCGCCGCCAGGCTATGTTGGTCATGAACAGGGTGGGCAATTAACAGAGGCTGTTCGCCGAAGTCCATATTCAATTGTTTTATTTGACGAAATTGAAAAAGCACATCCTGATATTTTGAATATTTTATTACAAATTTTAGAAGATGGTCGTTTAACTGATTCACTAGGTAAAACCGTTGATTTTAAAAATACAATTATTATTATGACTTCTAATATTGGATCAGAATATTTATTAAATGAAAATAATGAAGGAGTTGGTTTATTAATTCAAAAAGAATTAGCTAGAAAATTTAAACCAGAGTTTTTAAATCGCATTGATAATGTTGTAACCTTTAATGCTTTGTCAAAAGATGTTATTAAAGAAATTATTGAAAAAGAATTATCTGAATTAACACAACGAATTGAAAATAGTAAAAACATTCGTATTAGTTATTCTGAAAAAGTATTAGAAAAAATTTTAAACGAAGGATATGATCGTGAATTTGGAGCACGGCCAATTAAACGATATATTCAACAAAATCTTGAATCTTTAATTGCTCATGCCATTATTTCAGAAGAAGTTCAAGAGGGTAAATCTTATACAATTGATGTTGTTAAAAACGAAATGGTTATTAAGAATAGCACAAAATTAAATTAG
- a CDS encoding fructose 1,6-bisphosphatase II, with product METNSLLFLRAVQLAVIASYELVGKNDKNMLDQKAVDIINKILTSNDVKAKIAIGEGELDAAPMLYQGQTFSHQQAITIDIAVDSIEGTIPASKNEPGSISCIAIAKNNTMLQIPEMYMEKLFLSQNLAVTVDFNQPIEAILLALLKIKQNLSCIILNKPRHQKIIKTMRQLGIKVELINEGDVLGAIDVVLKKADFLYGIGGAPEGVLMSALAIATNYKMFARLIRYEQIWPNEKETALRMKIEQQGLEQKKISYNTIFSEQDLVADKQAMFFAASLTGGTVLKPLQIVDKEYVVHSFIGYNNIYHQIISKYPIIDNVEELLKQYSK from the coding sequence ATGGAAACAAATAGTCTTTTATTTTTACGTGCGGTCCAGTTAGCTGTGATTGCTTCATATGAATTGGTTGGTAAAAATGATAAAAATATGTTAGACCAAAAAGCAGTTGATATTATTAATAAAATATTAACAAGTAATGATGTTAAGGCAAAAATTGCAATTGGTGAAGGTGAACTTGATGCAGCACCAATGTTATATCAAGGGCAAACTTTTTCACATCAACAAGCAATTACAATTGATATTGCAGTTGACTCAATTGAAGGGACAATACCGGCTAGTAAAAATGAACCGGGTTCAATTTCATGTATTGCTATTGCTAAAAATAATACAATGTTACAAATTCCAGAAATGTATATGGAAAAATTGTTTTTATCACAAAACTTAGCTGTAACAGTTGATTTTAATCAACCAATTGAAGCAATTTTATTAGCTTTATTAAAGATTAAACAAAATTTGTCATGTATTATTTTAAATAAACCCCGTCATCAGAAAATAATAAAAACAATGCGGCAATTAGGCATTAAAGTTGAATTAATTAATGAAGGAGATGTATTAGGAGCAATTGATGTTGTTTTAAAAAAGGCTGATTTTTTGTATGGAATTGGGGGTGCCCCAGAAGGAGTTCTAATGAGTGCATTAGCAATTGCAACTAATTATAAAATGTTTGCGCGTTTAATTCGTTATGAGCAAATTTGACCAAATGAAAAAGAAACAGCATTACGAATGAAAATTGAACAGCAAGGTTTAGAACAGAAAAAAATTAGTTACAACACAATTTTTTCTGAACAAGATTTAGTTGCTGATAAACAAGCAATGTTTTTTGCCGCTAGTTTAACAGGTGGAACAGTTTTAAAACCATTACAAATCGTTGACAAAGAATATGTGGTTCATTCTTTTATTGGCTATAATAATATTTATCATCAAATTATATCAAAATATCCAATAATAGATAATGTTGAAGAGTTATTAAAACAATATAGTAAATAA
- a CDS encoding heat-inducible transcription repressor, which yields MLTQRQENILKVIVEEYTKTAQPVGSKAIMASSLIDSSSATIRNECAILEKEGFLEKEHASSGRIPSTKGYRYYVDNLMVEKNIDDIKNRIEALFVNRNMSINDILDQTGQILSEMTNLTTVVVGPNFQEELLKKIELLPISETQAVVVFVLTNGHVENKMFTIDKNSSMNDLKISVELFNTRLENTKITDIPTKFEVIRPILEQQVKHYEYILKQFVNALTSIVKPSYSTHGIQYMLQNPEYNNPERIKQVIRLIETISPFDYFKKQQNNPNENLVSIQIGNETGFNNDDMALLTTTYKVDDMQEGGIALVGPKRLEYDKLYEVLEWLAYRIREAYQKEDREGEINE from the coding sequence GTGTTAACCCAACGACAAGAAAACATTTTAAAAGTAATCGTAGAAGAATACACAAAAACAGCACAACCTGTTGGAAGTAAAGCTATTATGGCTTCGTCCTTAATAGATTCTTCTTCTGCAACAATTCGTAATGAATGTGCAATTTTAGAAAAAGAAGGTTTTTTAGAAAAAGAACATGCTTCATCAGGAAGAATTCCATCAACAAAAGGTTATCGTTATTATGTTGATAATTTGATGGTTGAGAAAAATATTGATGATATTAAAAACCGGATTGAAGCCTTATTTGTTAATCGTAATATGTCAATTAATGATATTCTTGATCAAACAGGCCAAATTTTAAGTGAAATGACAAATTTAACAACAGTTGTTGTTGGTCCAAACTTTCAAGAAGAATTATTAAAAAAAATTGAGTTATTGCCAATTTCTGAAACACAAGCAGTTGTTGTCTTTGTTTTAACAAATGGGCATGTTGAGAATAAAATGTTTACAATTGATAAAAATAGTTCAATGAATGATTTAAAAATTTCTGTTGAATTATTTAACACACGGTTAGAAAATACTAAAATAACTGATATTCCAACAAAATTTGAGGTAATTCGTCCAATTTTAGAACAACAAGTAAAACATTATGAATATATTTTAAAACAATTTGTTAACGCCTTAACAAGTATTGTTAAACCAAGTTATTCAACACATGGGATTCAATATATGCTCCAAAATCCGGAGTATAATAACCCAGAACGAATTAAACAAGTTATTCGCTTAATTGAAACAATTTCACCGTTTGATTATTTTAAAAAACAACAGAATAACCCAAACGAAAATCTTGTTTCAATTCAAATTGGGAATGAAACAGGTTTTAACAATGATGATATGGCTTTATTGACAACAACTTATAAGGTTGATGATATGCAAGAAGGAGGAATTGCTTTGGTAGGACCAAAGCGGTTAGAATATGATAAGCTTTATGAAGTTCTAGAATGATTAGCCTATCGGATTAGAGAAGCATATCAAAAAGAAGATAGAGAGGGTGAGATTAATGAGTAA
- a CDS encoding aldo/keto reductase, whose product MPFRLEKIAFGTLFLKKEEAIINALQNGYKIIDTAKVYQNEEIVGRAIKKYLNSNNQRREDIIIETKIWCDDVEAGNTTNAVLESLKRLNVTYLDIVLIHRPNLNFYKTIKAYVELLQCKAKGLINVVGVSNFDKDMIEILFEETGVYPNLNQIEFNPFNQRWDRVQYCQNKNILVQAYSPIANTLENQTLVTEAKKYNCTVAQLILAWIQYFSIQPIVKAELLRHIQENKQSEKIRLTKKTIQILQSLNMYDNIYPETFDRF is encoded by the coding sequence ATGCCATTTCGCTTAGAGAAAATTGCATTTGGAACTTTATTTTTAAAAAAAGAAGAAGCGATTATTAATGCTTTACAAAATGGTTATAAAATTATTGATACTGCTAAGGTTTATCAAAACGAAGAAATTGTTGGGCGAGCAATTAAAAAATATTTAAATTCTAATAATCAAAGACGAGAAGATATTATTATTGAAACAAAAATTTGATGTGATGATGTTGAAGCAGGGAATACTACTAATGCTGTTCTAGAATCTTTAAAACGATTAAATGTTACTTATTTAGATATTGTTTTAATTCATCGTCCAAATTTAAATTTTTATAAAACCATTAAAGCCTATGTTGAATTACTGCAATGCAAGGCAAAAGGGTTAATTAATGTTGTTGGTGTAAGTAATTTTGATAAGGATATGATTGAAATATTGTTTGAAGAAACGGGTGTCTATCCAAATTTAAACCAAATTGAATTTAATCCTTTTAATCAACGATGAGATCGTGTGCAATATTGTCAAAATAAAAACATTTTGGTGCAAGCATATTCTCCGATTGCTAATACATTGGAAAATCAAACTTTGGTTACAGAAGCTAAAAAATATAATTGTACTGTTGCCCAATTGATTTTAGCTTGAATCCAATACTTTAGTATTCAACCAATTGTTAAAGCAGAACTATTGCGTCATATTCAAGAAAACAAGCAGAGTGAAAAGATTAGATTAACTAAAAAAACAATTCAAATCTTGCAGAGTCTTAATATGTATGATAATATTTATCCTGAAACATTTGATAGGTTTTAA